The DNA region CGCACCATTGCCGACCTCGGTGAACGTCAAATCATGCTGCGCACCCTGCGGGAGGGAGTCGACACGGCCACTCCCACTGGCCGCGCGGTAGCAGCCATCATGGCGACCCTCGCCGAACTCGAACTAGGTAGGGAGCGGCGCGCCGCATCTCGACACTCCCGCCGTTCCCGGCAACTACCGGCTACCAAGCCACCCAAGCTCAGCCCTGAACGGCAGGATCAACTTCGGCGTCTGGCAGCGACAGGTGAGCCGGTCACCGAGCTTGCCGCCGCATTTGGGATCGGCCGCGCAACCGCATACCGATATCTCGCCAATCAAGGAGAGACGCACCCAAATGCCTGAGCCAGCATGGAAACTGGGCATCTTGACCGGAGTTGCTCAAGTGCTCGCAGATACCCAGGACGGCCTAACCGGAACCCAGATCGGTCAGCTACTGGGACGCCTTCACATGGAAGACCCCGCGGCCGGAGTCACGAAGTGGAAGCGGCTGGAGGAAGCATTCATACGCCGACATAACAACGATGGTCATCCCCAGCGGATCATCACCTTCATTCAGCACGCCATGGAACCGGCCAACTACGTCAACAGGCCCGAGCTATTCACACTGCGTCAAGACCAACTGAATGAGGTTCTCACCTTCGTCAGTCTCCGGATCGACGAGAAAGGTGTGGTGCGGCCCGGTGCCCGCTCATCCACTCTCGACGAGGCATCTCGCAACGCAACCTCATTGCGAGCAGAGCTGCGCAGGAGAGGCACCCACGATGAAGTACTCCGCTACTGCACCGTTGAGCTGCTCAAGAAGAACAACTTTCACGCCTCTTTGGAGGCAACGAAGAGCGTGTTCGGGCGAGTTCGCCAGTTGTCGGGCCTTAGCGGCGATGGTGCCGCGCTGATCGACGCAGCACTGTCTCTCGGCAAGTCGGGTACGCCGATCATCGCTATCAACGACCTGGCATCGCAGACCGACCGAGATGAACAAACAGGTTTCGCCAATCTCATCAAGGGCCTGGCCGGCATGTTCAGAAACCCGGTAGCTCACGATCCCCGCGTAGTACGAACGGTGACCGACATCCAGCTGTTGGAACTGGTGACCACGCTGTCGATGGTGCACCGTCGATTAGACGTCGCGACCGTGAACCATCCATCGTCGACCAGCTGATCTTGGTGTCTGAAAAACCGTCGTTTTTGGGACAGCGCCGTGGGAGGCTGGCGCGTCCGCGCTCGATCTCACAGTTTGGGGGTACGGGCAGCCAGGCCCAGAGGTTCAGGCTCGAAGTCGATGTCATGTCCGGCGTCGGCGGCCAACATCACCGACATGGGAACGTCGTCGCCAGCCAATCCCGCTTTGGAAATCACGCGGCCAGCACGCCTTCGCAGCGCTGCCTTGATCCCCTGGGTTAGCTTGCGAATCACGATCTCTCAATTCTGGTCCCGGGTTATTTTAGACACACATCCTCTGTACCTGCACTGATTTGCTAGGTGTTATCTATAGGCAACAGAGCTGCGGAAAGTCGCCATCACGAATGTGCCTGCGGCGGTGGCCGGGTGTCACTCGCTCGGGATACCGTCGTGTCATGACCATGAGGGACCGGCGGCGTCACAGCACCGGGATCACCGCTGCCGCGGCGGCGTTCGTGGTCGCAGTCGGTGCCGTGGTGAGCAGCGGCCTGGCCCTCGCCCATCCCATCGAACCGAGTCAGCACACGGTGAACATGGTTCCCGCGCCGCCACCCAGGTACAGCAGCAGCGAAACGCAAACCGCGAGGACTGACGCATGCGCCGCGTGGGATCGAG from Mycobacterium sp. DL includes:
- a CDS encoding recombinase family protein; the encoded protein is MTTTLGYARVSTMGQELDAQRAALTAAGVETGRIFTDKLSGSAKTKRPGLAAMLDYARAGDTAVVAAIDRLGRSVAEVTRTIADLGERQIMLRTLREGVDTATPTGRAVAAIMATLAELELGRERRAASRHSRRSRQLPATKPPKLSPERQDQLRRLAATGEPVTELAAAFGIGRATAYRYLANQGETHPNA
- a CDS encoding TIGR02391 family protein, producing MPEPAWKLGILTGVAQVLADTQDGLTGTQIGQLLGRLHMEDPAAGVTKWKRLEEAFIRRHNNDGHPQRIITFIQHAMEPANYVNRPELFTLRQDQLNEVLTFVSLRIDEKGVVRPGARSSTLDEASRNATSLRAELRRRGTHDEVLRYCTVELLKKNNFHASLEATKSVFGRVRQLSGLSGDGAALIDAALSLGKSGTPIIAINDLASQTDRDEQTGFANLIKGLAGMFRNPVAHDPRVVRTVTDIQLLELVTTLSMVHRRLDVATVNHPSSTS
- a CDS encoding antitoxin, coding for MIRKLTQGIKAALRRRAGRVISKAGLAGDDVPMSVMLAADAGHDIDFEPEPLGLAARTPKL